A region from the Mycobacterium heidelbergense genome encodes:
- a CDS encoding DUF732 domain-containing protein, whose amino-acid sequence MRLVLLLASAAVLIGTAAPAYANPDAKDQAFLTALNQAGLTYMNADRAINAGKQVCSLADGGMTGEEIVKNLQDRNPGFQGPGAAKFAAIAASAYCPEKLTQTEDQGPAPKPSGA is encoded by the coding sequence ATGAGACTCGTACTGTTGCTGGCAAGCGCCGCCGTGCTGATCGGTACGGCCGCCCCCGCCTACGCCAACCCCGACGCCAAAGATCAAGCCTTCCTCACCGCGCTCAACCAAGCCGGGCTGACGTACATGAACGCCGACCGCGCGATCAACGCCGGCAAACAGGTGTGCAGCCTGGCCGACGGCGGGATGACGGGCGAGGAAATCGTCAAGAACCTGCAGGACCGCAACCCCGGCTTCCAGGGCCCGGGCGCCGCCAAGTTCGCGGCGATCGCGGCCTCGGCGTACTGCCCCGAAAAACTGACCCAAACCGAGGATCAAGGGCCGGCGCCGAAGCCCAGCGGCGCATAG
- a CDS encoding DUF6941 family protein, with the protein MKISLFLADAAQADAQSGKVHALGLGWRQCQTPTPAFALVLFLDIDWDETNKQHKLTCQLLSTDGDPVVVMGPHGAQRISFELSAEAGRPPGAIHGTAVRMPLTLNIPGGIPLEPGIYEWRVEVEGFEQATAVEAFVVVGPVHAPTQPA; encoded by the coding sequence ATGAAGATCAGCCTCTTCCTCGCGGACGCGGCGCAGGCCGACGCACAATCCGGAAAGGTCCATGCCCTGGGGCTGGGGTGGCGGCAGTGTCAAACACCCACGCCCGCCTTCGCTTTGGTGCTCTTCCTGGACATCGACTGGGATGAGACCAACAAGCAGCACAAGCTGACGTGCCAATTGCTGTCCACCGATGGCGACCCGGTGGTGGTGATGGGACCGCATGGGGCTCAGCGGATCTCCTTCGAATTGTCGGCGGAGGCCGGGCGCCCCCCCGGCGCGATCCATGGCACAGCGGTTCGCATGCCGCTCACCCTCAACATCCCCGGCGGAATACCGTTGGAGCCGGGAATCTACGAGTGGCGCGTGGAAGTCGAGGGTTTCGAGCAGGCCACGGCGGTCGAGGCGTTCGTTGTGGTGGGTCCGGTCCACGCGCCGACTCAGCCCGCTTAG